The window TCAAGCATTCCtaactgaaagggaaaagatatTTGAGTTTCTTGGCTCTCAAAGCGGCTACTTTAGTTGGCTTTTGACTCACATTCCCAAGTTATAAACGTGATGTAAGAACTGTCAAGAACTATTTaactgttattttctgtttcaacaGAACTTCTATCTGAAGGAAGGAAACAGCTCACCACCAGTGCACAGGAAGAGAAGGCAGCTCTCAACTATGAAGGTTTCCGGTCTTAAAAGCATCAGCGTTAACTTTAATGAGaggcatatttttttctcctttgcctgcTTGTTTCAGCAGTTTCAGCACCGTGTCCCAACCCAATTATTGGCCATAATGTACCTTCTAAGTTACAACAGTTATTTTTCTccagcacagaaacaaacacagtgAGCACATCCTCCTCCATCACCCCTCTACACTAGGCCTAATCCACACAGGCTGGCTTTCTTTGTACCAGTGCCAACTCTCTGTGCCTTAGAACAACAGGACAAAGAGAAAGCTACAGTGTAAATAGCAGAAGCAGAGCTTACACCCCTTCACATCCACACATCGAGCTGTTTTTCCCTGGAACTGAAGAAAGTATGgaataaaagcaagcaaaaatggTCAAAGACCAACCCTTACCTGCGTGAGTGCAGAGCATTCCACGTATTTTACAGCCTTCAGGTCTCGGGCCAGCTTTTCAGCAGTCTCTGGAGTTATGGGCTTCTGCTTGTTCTTGGCAAGTTTCTCAATTGTTGAGGGATCATCTCTTAAATCAATCTGGGTCCCAACAAGCAGAAAAGGAGTCTTTGGACAGTGGTGAGTAATTTCAGGTACCCACTAAAGACAGAAGAGACACAGCATTTGTTACTAAGCACCTAAGAACTCCTGACATACTTCAGCAGCTCCATTTTCATGCAGAGTTCAACCAaccttttctttcacattttcaaaTGAAGAAGGAGAGACCACTGAAAAACAGACCAGAAATACATCTGTCTGTGGATAGCTGAGGGGTCGTAATCTATCATAATCTTCCTGACCTAGAGAGGAGGAAATTAACATTGAATTAGACCCAGACAACAAAATCCTGCCCTCTGCATGGAGTCAGAATGCACATTTCATCACGATAATATTGCTGTGATTAATCCTAAGTCCTAAGCAAAGAGCCAAGCATATGGTGAACacaaacatttgaaaaatcTACGTTTCAAACCCACTTTCATTCAGTTGCTACATAACAGTGAGCTGCTGAAAGTCACAGGAAAGCTGGGAAGTCTCCAATACAGTTTGATATCAAACACCCTCAAACTGCAATAACGCTGTCTTCAGTTATAAAAGAAAGTTGCAGAACGTGGATCCAGTTATAGATGAGGTCCTCTGCACCTAGTCCGTTCATTACCCTGCAAAAAACCCCTTCTctttggaggggagaaaaaaatagttttattcaCAAGAACGTTCTGACTTACTCTGTGAGCACTCAATGAAGTGTCTCCAGGCACGAGGAGGAGAATGTTGCTGGTACATACGACTGTGACCAGGCACTCAGCAGCATTCCCCTAAAACCAAAGTCCCAACATGGGCTGTGTTTGGAAGAAGCCAGTTTCTTCCCTCTGAGTCCCTATGGGTGGGCAGTCTCTGCAAGGCACCATTAGCACTGATCCACCAGCCTGACTCTGTCCAATCTCATTCCTAAACCTCCTCCTGCCCAATTCAACAGCACTGCTTTCAGAAAGCCAATGtggcactggagctgctggactTACTGGCAACCAAATCCTGAACACTTGtttaaaatatctcagattCCAGCTAATGCTGTCTCATTCACTGTACAGGACAAAGACCTGCAAGATCTTGAAGGAGCCGACACAACAGCTGGGACATCTCAATGGAGAAGACCTGCAGTTTGAAGATGGAAATCTAGACAGCTTGTTTCATCTACTGTGCTTGGGTAGACACAGAGGAGTAAGCACTGACCAGAATCAGCCTTAGAATGGTTTGGGGAGGAAAGAACCTtgaagctcatctcattccaaccctctgccatgggcagggacaccttccactagatcaggttgctccaatCCCCagccaacctggccttggacacttccagggatggggcagccacagcttctctgggcaccctgtgccagggcctccccatgctcacagggaagaatttcttcctagcaTCTAATCTAAAATATCTTGTTGCAATTAACAGACTACTCCCGAAGTCTGTCTTCCAAGTACAAGCTCAAAACAAAGACTCGGGTTTTTATCTGAGAACTAGCAACAGGGGTTTCATCCATTGCTAAATTTTGTCATCTGTGCTGGCAGCTATttagaaaaaacagaacaacCTTTAAGAACAAGTATTTCCCCCTCAGCAGTCCAGCTGCGGAGAGAAAGTTTTACATTCACAGGTGCACAAGAGTCACCTACACGCATTAAAATCATTTGGTAACTTCTCAAAATTACTAGCTGGATCACTGCTCATGCTGATAAAATATGAATGTGCATAACTACACATACAACACTTCTCAGAGGTGTGAACCCTCAGCcagaaaacaggcagagaaGGACCCAACACAACTCCCCACACAGTGACTGTGCAATGCTACAACTGCTGTAGGACCACCAAGATCCCTAGAGCAGACCACACAACGTGTCAGGAAGGAGTCTCTCATTCCCACCTAACTCCTTATCCATGAACTAGGGAACTTACAACAACAGGAACATCAATCACATTTGTGAGGAGAACGTGGAGAGCTAAGTGAAGCcatgctgccagctgcaggttGAGCTCTGCGTGTCCACGAGCTCCAGGTGAGCTGGCACTGACCCTTGGCACAACAAAGGGCTGGGGACCTGTGGCACAGCCAGCTAATGGACATTCAGAGATACAGCAAGGACTCAGCTGGAGGCCCCCAGACTCTCCAACACACGCTGTGAGGGATATAAAAGCTCACGGTTTGCTTTGTTCAGAGTCTCTACCCATAGGCACTAGCTCAAACTGTTATATTGGCTTTGTATCACAATTAAATTTTAAGGATCTGGATGCCTGAGACATCTATGGGAAACCTGGGGCCGAGGCAGTAAGGAGATCCTGTCTGACTGTGAGGTGTGGTGCACGTTGAGAATCAAGTGAGGCCCCCTGGGTCTGGAGCTGCTGCTATGAACAGGCTTCAGTCCCAGCTCAGGTGGTGAAGTGTGACCGGATGGCCAAACAGGAGAGTTTCTTCAACACCTCTAGGGTTTAACTGGAAACCCAAGATTGTTTCATTAAGCAAATTAGACACTAATGAGGCATGTAAGAACACAGCTGGAAACAGGCTAAATTATATCAGACAATTTTAGATGAAAACTTATGAACTAAGCTCTCTAGAAGGGCTCTTTTGAGGAGTTTACAGTACCAGTTGCTGTCCCATCACTTCAGTATTATTAGGTGGTAGGGACTGGGTATCCAGCAGCTGAACCAGTTTCTACCCTTCCTCGGTAACTTTTCACACATGCAAAGCAATGTTTAGGTGTTTCTCCACTGCACACTTCTCCAGCCTCAAACTGAGATGCAGCTTAAACAAGATGCCAGCAGGTTTTTAATACCTGAAAGCACGCAGTGAGAGGGCTTATGAAGTCCACACCCTGACTTCATCCATGTAAGGATGCAGAGATGCACACACATTTAAGAGATTCTAATATTAGTCATTCTGTCTTGACAGAATCAGGAGAGATTTTCcccttctattaaaaaatacatctcaaaaaaaaaaaaaaaaaaaaaaaagccaattgtATGTCTTCATGTTCAATATCCCCTCAGGTAAATCTTGGTCAAGTACAATGACACAGGTTTCTCACCTGCAGTATCAAAGAGGCCAAGGGTGTAAGGCTCTCCTCCAATCATCACTGTTACAGCATAGTTATCGAAAACCTGGCAAGAAAAGAGACACACAATCAAAGGAGACATGAATAAGCCATTTCTCAAACCATCATCCTACTCACCTTGCCAGAGGACTTCTGATTTGAACAAGAGACACCACTACAGGAAAAAAGAACCATCAGGCTTACGGTGCTGTTACCAGTAATACCATTAACAGAACAATTCCAGATGGAATAGGGGTACTCCAGCTGTTTCCATGACATACTAAAGCAAAGGCATACGAGGCACACCACTGAGTAACACATGGTAAAAACCATTGAGCAAAACACCTACTACAGTGTTTGTCTGTTACTGCAAGGAGGTTTCCCATGCTGCCACAGAAATTCCAAACTTCAACCTTAGTGTGACACAGCAGACACATCCCTACAAGGAGAGGACAGATAACGTCAGCCCTGCCCTTCAAGGGCACACAGAGATGGGGCTGCATCTCACAGTACCCAAACCCTCTGAAGTCTGAATTTCTGAATATCTAGGGAACTCTGTAATAGAATCCATCCTTTCAAGATGGATTTATGCTCCATCTTTGAAGGGAGCAGTATCTGGTAAAAATCAGCCTGTGTCAAATTCAATCTAAAAGGAGAGTATGGCTCCAGATACCAAGTTCTATTGCCTCTGGAACAGCACCTGGCACAACAGTACTGCCCTAAAGGACATCACAAAGATTAAAACCAGCACTACCCAGTGTTTCACCCACTAAGTGGTTTACAATACAACAAGGGTCTAACCCAAAATCTCACCTCCAACACCCACCCAGTCAGCAGAGCACTGTCTGAGCTCAGCATCCTTCATTTCAAATAAGCATGTCGTCTTCAGAGCCACAACAGACAGTACTGAAGGAATGACCTTTGGCAAAAGATCCTTCCCactacaaaaaacccaaaccccaccaCCTGTCCCTGCAAGCCGCTGCATGGTCACTTGGGGCCAGTCAGGATCTCCAAATGATGATGGGGAAGTTGTGCTTCCTCGCAGAACTGAAGcctgagcagctcccacagctgaaGTAAACCCCAAGAGGAACGAGGTCAGCAGCCACCTCAAAGGCTTTTCATGAagtgagcagggagggatgtGGAAAATAAGCAGTCACATGCATCTGTTGTTAATACAGTAAGAGCTTAggtccttgggaaaaaaaaagctaacaaAATTTGAAGTAAGAGCAGTGAGACTGCACTTCAAAGCTGTCCTCCCGAGCTCAGATGTCTCCTTCCCACCTCACTGCCCTGGTTAAAGACAGACTTGACACtaattttttcaacttttcacAGCTTACAATGACTGTGAAAGCAGCTATGGCCACTGCACACTGCATATCCCCAGAACATCATCCAGAAGCAGAAATCCACTTCTCACACTATTTTGAATTAGTACATTCAAGATTTTGAAGCACTGCAAGAGACTTCACCACTCATCCCCACTACCTGCAGCCCCATCCATCACACACTGCACTGGGTTTGCCTTACTGAACACACAAGAAAGTGTCCAGCTCCAAATCACACCATGAGGCTGAGGGAGGATGCAAAGTATTTCACAGGGCACATTAAACGTGCCATGACTGCTTCAAGACCCCAAAAGACAGACCAGGATGAGGACTCCTCTCTTCCTAGGAACAGAACAAGGAACCAAAATCATGAAGGTCAGAGTATTTGCTCTTCCACATGTCAGAAGATGGTCAGCAGCTCAATCCCCCAGCAATATCCCCCCATTTCAGCTACCACCTGTAGCTGTTCAGCTACCACCTGTAGCTACCCTTTCAGGGCAATTAGTACATCtcctatctttttttttttaagctcccTATCtgcaaaatgagattttttttaatttcagtatttttgttaATATACAGCTTCTATTGAAATGTTTGGGGTAGAGCCCTATGAAAAGTCAGGGTTTTGAGGCTGGCCTTCACAGAAACCAGACAACTACAGTCTCATAGCACAATTCACAGATTATTTCATCCTCAGTCGCGCCAAAATGGCTAAAAACCAGAGCCCAAAGAAGTTTCAGTTCCTGCCAATGCCAGACAGCCCATTGCAGCAGCTGGCACAAGCTCTCATGGGACACGACTCACACTTGAGCTGTCACAACCCAAACGCTGCCAGTGCCCTTTCAAAGACGTGTCCCTCACTGCCCTGATTTTTGAGAATGGCAACAACATCAAAAACACACAGGTAACAAACCACGTGCAGTACCACCATGAAACCCATCTTCCACTGGGAAATATCCACCATGAAGACAAAGGATTACAAAACACAGAGCCAACTGAATACAACTATCTATTGGTCTGAAATGGTGTGCTCTCCATTCATACTGTGGTCAGGGCACTGCAAAAGCACAGCACTATCTGTTctatttctctgtatttattaCCAGAAGCATTAGCTGGGATATCAGAGGTTATGTATCAGTTTCCAGAGTCTGAAATATGCCTCTAGACTGTGCACAGAATTAGGAATGGGTCTCTGGTATCTCCAGAACAGCAAGTTCCTCGAGCCATGAAGTTCACAGGTAAATAACATTTTGGGAACATGAGGCAGATTTAAAAGGCACTCTAAAGAAGCCTTAGCACACCTTGAATACACTTCACTGGCAACTAACTTTTTAGCAAGTTTTCCACATTCCCTGCTAGCACAGATTTACAGCTAGTACTACTGTGTGCAGAACAGAAGACAAACTTGAAGGCTTTCAAAACATACATTTTAAGATTATAACATTTTTCAACTTAATCACTTCCCTTAAGGGATAAGTATAGAAACAAACCTCGTATTTGGCAAGTTGAAAAATTCTGGATAGCATACAAAGCCAGTATCTCAAAAAGATGTGATGATGTTTACTGCAACTTCTTTCCCACAAAGAGAGGATATTTTCATAAAGTCCTATTCCAAAAGATCTATCAGGCAGAGCTACCTAGTCTTCTGAGTTATTTTCTAACACAGAGAATATTACCAACCCCTTCACTAGCAGATGTTCTCTGTGACGCATTTCCAGCTCCAAATTTGCTTGGGATAAACAGATAAACTCTTCAACTTGTATATTAACAGAAGATAGCCTTTTCAGGTCCATAACAGAGAAAATTAGTAAAAAGAGCATCCAGCAGTCAGTCTCTTGCAGCAAACTCACTAAAAACTGACCCACCTCAGTGGCAGTATACCAATCTTGAATATGTAATATTAAGCAGAAAAGCACTTTTCTAACAGGAAGACTCTGCACATGCCTCACAGGCAGCCAAACTGCTCTCAGCTGCAACTCTAGGAGTTGCAATAAGTCAAGGGATTCAATATGTCAGAAAACTGAGCCTGTGAACCTCAAAAAGGTTACTTCAACATAGTTAAGAACTATGCATACATTTGAAGTACAAAGAACATGACTGCATCCAAACACACTCCTCATACTTAGCTGAAGTTGACCAGTCACCCTCCATGGGTCACTACACCTCTGGATATTTCagagttgcaaaagaaaaatgagccTCAGAAAATGTTAACTGTAGTCACTGACTATTTTAGCAACATGAAACACTCCCTTCCCCAAAAACAAAGATGCAGAAGTAAGAGAGGGCATCACTGGGAGAGCAGGTGCTCCTACTGCTTGCTCTCCACTGGTCTGCAGTTGTTCACTCTGCTTATCTCACTCACAGA is drawn from Hirundo rustica isolate bHirRus1 chromosome 22, bHirRus1.pri.v3, whole genome shotgun sequence and contains these coding sequences:
- the CDC42 gene encoding cell division control protein 42 homolog isoform X1 encodes the protein MQTIKCVVVGDGAVGKTCLLISYTTNKFPSEYVPTVFDNYAVTVMIGGEPYTLGLFDTAGQEDYDRLRPLSYPQTDVFLVCFSVVSPSSFENVKEKWVPEITHHCPKTPFLLVGTQIDLRDDPSTIEKLAKNKQKPITPETAEKLARDLKAVKYVECSALTQKGLKNVFDEAILAALEPPEPKKTRRCVLL
- the CDC42 gene encoding cell division control protein 42 homolog isoform X2, coding for MQTIKCVVVGDGAVGKTCLLISYTTNKFPSEYVPTVFDNYAVTVMIGGEPYTLGLFDTAGQEDYDRLRPLSYPQTDVFLVCFSVVSPSSFENVKEKWVPEITHHCPKTPFLLVGTQIDLRDDPSTIEKLAKNKQKPITPETAEKLARDLKAVKYVECSALTQRGLKNVFDEAILAALEPPETQPKRKCCIF